In Bombina bombina isolate aBomBom1 chromosome 6, aBomBom1.pri, whole genome shotgun sequence, a single genomic region encodes these proteins:
- the RNF181 gene encoding E3 ubiquitin-protein ligase RNF181 codes for MASYFDEHNCEPTVAEEQYRQNALLELARSLLNGLDIDLGDVDFTDWDHRLPPPASKKVVDNLPKVTVTAEQADAALKCPVCLLEFEEGETVRRLPCEHLFHSACIIPWLNKTNSCPLCRDELPTDSQEYEEYKKDKARRKQREHRLGYLHDAMYT; via the exons ATGGCATCATACTTTGATGAACATAACTGCGAACCCACTGTTGCAGAGGAGCAGTACCGTCAGAATGCCCTATTAGAGCTCGCAAG GAGTCTTCTGAACGGTTTGGACATTGATCTTGGAGATGTGGATTTTACAGACTGGGATCACAGACTGCCCCCTCCAGCGTCAAAAAAAGTGGTGGATAATTTGCCAAAAGTCACAGTGACAGCAGAGCAAGCAG ATGCTGCTTTGAAGTGCCCGGTGTGTCTGTTGGAATTTGAAGAGGGAGAGACAGTGAGGAGGTTACCTTGTGAGCATCTCTTCCATTCCGCCTGCATCATTCCTTGGCTCAACAAG ACCAATTCATGTCCTCTCTGTAGAGATGAGTTGCCGACAGACAGTCAGGAATATGAGGAGTACAAAAAAGACAAG GCACGGAGGAAGCAGAGAGAGCATCGGCTGGGATATTTACATGACGCTATGTACACCTGA